Proteins encoded within one genomic window of Scomber japonicus isolate fScoJap1 chromosome 16, fScoJap1.pri, whole genome shotgun sequence:
- the LOC128375609 gene encoding stonustoxin subunit beta-like: MSKVAAKVAGGPGDCLLPQREQFLPYWTDLTLDPDTAYSKIKVSENEKAVMLTDETQTDDVSSKRFLYVPQVLCKQPLTGTHYWEVEWEGPKGAGIAVSYASIAKNTAGDECRFGCNCKSWRFQDGVHRDFLYNDLKTIISSHFNVIGVLLDVEKGILRFYSVTADREEMKFLYEAPKFQATEALYAGFWLSEETKLSIPSQQAKSCQRT, from the exons ATGAGCAAAGTGGCAGCAAAG GTGGCAGGAGGACCGGGGGACTGTCTTCTCCCTCAAAGAGAACAATTCCTACCAT ACTGGACTGATCTGACTCTGGACCCTGATACAGCTTACTCCAAAATCAAGGTGTCTGAGAATGAAAAAGCAGTGATGCTGACCGATGAAACCCAAACTGATGATGTGAGCTCCAAAAGATTCCTCTACGTACCCCAGGTGCTGTGTAAGCAGCCTCTGACTGGGACGCACTACTGGGAGGTAGAGTGGGAAGGGCCGAAGGGGGCTGGGATTGCAGTATCCTATGCCTCAATTGCAAAGAACACTGCAGGTGATGAGTGTAGATTTGGATGTAACTGTAAATCCTGGAGGTTTCAGGATGGTGTGCACCGTGATTTCTTGTACAATGATTTGAAAACAATCATCTCCTCACACTTCAATGTAATAGGAGTGCTCCTAGATGTTGAGAAAGGTATCCTCAGGTTCTACAGTGTCACTGCTGATCGAGAGGAGATGAAATTCCTGTATGAGGCCCCAAAATTTCAGGCCACTGAGGCTCTTTATGCAGGGTTTTGGTTGAGTGAAGAGACCAAGCTGAGCATTCCCTCTCAGCAGGCCAAGAGTTGCCAGAGAACCTGA